A window of the Candidatus Desulfatibia profunda genome harbors these coding sequences:
- a CDS encoding glutamate--tRNA ligase, giving the protein MKSEVIVRFPPSPTGYLHIGGARTAIFNWLFAQKMCGKFILRIEDTDAERSSVESIQGIIESLKWLGITWDEGPYFQSDFIQEHLAAARKLIDTGHAYKCFCSIEEIEKKRRAAVEQKITFKYDGTCRNLSSDRIAAKQAAGIPYSIRLKLPATEGAIVFNDIVYGTIEKKYEDLEDFVIVRSNGQPLYLLSNAVDDIRDKVTHIIRGQDGLVNTPKQILIYKSLGAPIPKFAHMSLTLDPQKAKISKRTHGELVAVHFYKEHGFLPWALVNFLVRLGWSTSDSRDIFSKQELIEAFSLEGIGRANSIFDIRKNDPKYFTDPKAISINAHYLRTLPLEEIEPYVREQLEKARIWNPEFKTAKRRWFLDTIDLIRSRFHVTTDFVTRGRAYFDQDYPIDPQALQKNVLKHEKLKEWFPMLAQRLDAINDFTAQETEKTIRAMAEELNIKVGILTNGVRAALTGQPAGPGLFDILIILGKSRVVERLHRAASLFERNLP; this is encoded by the coding sequence TATCGGCGGCGCCCGAACCGCCATATTTAACTGGCTGTTTGCCCAAAAGATGTGCGGTAAATTCATCTTGAGAATCGAGGATACCGATGCAGAAAGATCATCGGTCGAATCGATCCAGGGAATTATTGAAAGCTTAAAATGGCTGGGGATTACCTGGGACGAGGGGCCCTATTTCCAATCGGATTTTATCCAGGAACACCTGGCCGCCGCCCGGAAACTCATCGATACAGGTCATGCCTACAAATGTTTTTGCTCCATAGAAGAGATCGAAAAAAAGCGCCGGGCGGCGGTTGAGCAAAAAATCACATTCAAATATGACGGTACCTGCCGCAACTTATCTTCAGACCGGATTGCCGCAAAGCAAGCAGCCGGAATTCCGTATTCGATTCGTTTAAAGCTGCCCGCCACCGAAGGCGCGATTGTATTTAACGATATCGTCTATGGAACGATCGAAAAGAAATACGAAGACCTTGAAGATTTTGTGATCGTCCGCTCCAATGGGCAACCGCTGTATCTGCTTTCCAATGCCGTCGATGACATTCGCGACAAAGTCACCCATATTATTCGCGGTCAGGACGGGCTGGTAAACACTCCCAAGCAAATCCTGATTTACAAGTCCCTGGGCGCGCCGATTCCCAAATTTGCGCACATGTCTCTTACCCTCGACCCCCAAAAGGCCAAAATTTCCAAGCGGACCCACGGAGAACTGGTTGCGGTCCACTTCTACAAGGAGCACGGTTTCCTGCCATGGGCACTGGTGAACTTTCTGGTTCGACTGGGATGGTCCACATCGGATTCCAGAGACATTTTTTCCAAACAGGAGCTTATTGAAGCATTTTCCCTGGAAGGCATCGGCCGCGCCAATTCTATTTTTGACATCAGAAAAAACGACCCGAAATATTTTACCGACCCCAAGGCAATCAGTATCAACGCCCATTACTTAAGAACCCTTCCGCTGGAAGAAATCGAACCTTATGTCCGGGAGCAACTGGAAAAAGCCCGAATCTGGAATCCGGAGTTTAAAACCGCGAAACGCCGCTGGTTTCTTGATACCATTGATCTGATTCGCAGCCGCTTTCATGTGACCACCGACTTTGTGACCCGGGGCCGAGCCTATTTTGACCAAGACTATCCCATTGATCCCCAGGCGTTGCAAAAGAACGTCCTCAAGCATGAAAAACTCAAAGAATGGTTCCCGATGCTGGCCCAGCGCCTGGATGCCATCAATGACTTTACCGCCCAAGAAACCGAAAAAACGATCCGCGCCATGGCTGAAGAACTCAATATTAAAGTCGGAATCTTGACCAACGGTGTTCGCGCAGCCCTTACCGGCCAGCCGGCCGGCCCCGGGCTGTTTGACATCCTCATCATCCTGGGCAAAAGCCGGGTAGTCGAACGCCTGCACAGGGCCGCGTCCCTTTTCGAACGAAACCTTCCCTGA
- a CDS encoding PilZ domain-containing protein, translated as MTECPKCGYNIQPGDVECSHCGTDVAYIKEKLAKKEAEVAEKQTQKERISERLFELIEKMTESQLESLLAAAEELLGKKKRVHERFTCLITADCVYHHRAYNNYVKDISVGGVFMETREPFSQGEAILLTLSMAHYSKPFKITGEIIRLTPEGVGVKFKTMSQVQEELIQNLVKQVEKFKK; from the coding sequence ATGACGGAATGTCCTAAGTGTGGTTACAACATTCAGCCGGGGGATGTGGAGTGCTCTCATTGTGGGACCGACGTTGCCTACATCAAAGAAAAGCTCGCCAAAAAAGAAGCCGAAGTTGCCGAGAAACAAACGCAGAAAGAACGTATTTCTGAACGCTTGTTCGAACTGATTGAAAAAATGACGGAAAGCCAGTTGGAATCCCTGCTGGCAGCGGCCGAAGAACTGCTTGGAAAAAAGAAAAGAGTGCATGAGCGCTTTACATGCTTAATCACCGCAGATTGCGTATATCATCATCGCGCCTATAATAATTATGTAAAGGACATCAGTGTGGGCGGAGTTTTTATGGAAACCAGAGAACCCTTTTCCCAAGGAGAGGCGATTTTATTGACACTTTCGATGGCCCACTATTCCAAGCCTTTTAAGATAACCGGTGAAATCATTCGCTTAACTCCCGAGGGTGTCGGTGTGAAATTCAAAACCATGAGCCAGGTTCAGGAGGAACTGATTCAAAACCTTGTGAAGCAGGTGGAAAAATTTAAGAAATAA
- a CDS encoding VWA domain-containing protein: MTCFKKMILFLFTGAFLFAHSPAAAVPPDFNADRRVNIKCPSTIDQDREGQFKPDGLMYTLKRLYHELDMNLWASARKGIENKYGEGYAFSDNTNEGIFFICHAKAYFPSGGLDSLSPKDKIQFREVFYITEIDWDKQQVNIVRQRDKKKFTINVPDFEKGFLWYNALLDKHRAFIPVYGFLSLPGEANEFPTIWNSWEDHKKDTATPPESLVDYDFYKVLDYQNGYYLLAQDYNEFDYRENIEDFGIIGWVEKKYITLWRSRLYYHPMQPAQFFDDKEGKSESKEAAEINKFYLEHVYLKERLFRDIVEKLDQESLNTFYTHFGFPQLTYPEQSQDEYYAKVFIPGAFTPRLMRLLSSSIKRNLNTFFLLDVSESMRPFADYVKSFNKSVQDMREKGIGLRMNRVFAFWDSAASDRDSQADPNFMRVKRPENITFIQSSKDHNYAEPLMRALVKVLNEIESLQKEEQILPLHAKLLFIITDAGPNDLSDEAFSYVTQKAQDLNLSVYFIYPTDHGIRSPGNLDDSPDEAYHHLEDLVARFEATSPEGKDIQFRKFKFQAEKLKSKEERQEDFSKQHKRLLDGIQAYVDHVFQAQGAGELPKDVILYFSDEKLLTEMRKWSDRKIQVLNHVIRYIKNPDNAQIWDERIAIPAKPVELYLRAIKTQDDVSLSDLKKLIIINSLVSVDDIERCRKLYDHIKPLIEKRTFQTADAVFYKALTGKEPGQEILWNKALGEDKGPLAEYLSKRGFHLNSFNQAVQRKFMYLKVGELYAP; the protein is encoded by the coding sequence ATGACCTGCTTTAAAAAAATGATTCTGTTTCTGTTTACCGGTGCATTTTTATTCGCCCATAGTCCGGCTGCGGCTGTCCCGCCCGATTTTAATGCAGATCGCCGGGTAAATATTAAATGCCCTAGCACAATTGACCAGGATCGGGAAGGTCAATTCAAACCCGACGGTTTAATGTACACACTCAAGCGTCTTTATCACGAACTTGATATGAATCTGTGGGCCTCGGCTCGCAAAGGAATTGAAAACAAATACGGTGAAGGCTACGCCTTTAGCGATAACACCAACGAAGGGATATTTTTCATTTGCCATGCCAAAGCTTACTTTCCTTCCGGAGGCCTGGACAGCCTTTCTCCAAAAGATAAAATCCAATTCCGGGAAGTTTTTTATATCACCGAAATCGATTGGGATAAACAACAGGTTAATATTGTAAGACAAAGGGATAAAAAGAAATTTACGATTAATGTGCCTGATTTCGAGAAAGGATTTCTGTGGTATAACGCCTTGCTGGATAAACACCGAGCGTTTATTCCTGTTTACGGTTTTCTGAGCCTGCCGGGTGAGGCCAATGAATTTCCCACGATTTGGAACAGCTGGGAAGATCATAAAAAGGATACGGCAACGCCTCCGGAAAGCCTTGTGGATTATGATTTTTACAAGGTGCTCGATTATCAAAACGGTTATTATTTGCTGGCGCAAGACTATAATGAATTCGACTACAGGGAGAATATAGAGGATTTTGGAATCATCGGCTGGGTTGAAAAAAAGTATATCACTTTATGGCGATCCAGGCTCTATTACCATCCCATGCAGCCGGCCCAATTTTTCGATGACAAGGAGGGGAAAAGCGAATCCAAAGAAGCAGCTGAAATCAACAAATTTTACCTGGAGCATGTTTATCTAAAAGAGCGGCTGTTTCGTGACATCGTCGAAAAACTCGACCAGGAAAGTCTAAACACATTTTATACGCATTTCGGGTTTCCCCAATTGACCTACCCCGAGCAGAGTCAAGACGAATATTATGCCAAGGTGTTCATTCCGGGTGCCTTTACGCCCAGGCTCATGCGGCTTCTGTCCAGTTCCATCAAAAGAAACCTGAACACCTTCTTTTTATTGGACGTGTCCGAAAGTATGCGCCCATTTGCCGACTATGTGAAATCGTTTAATAAAAGCGTTCAAGATATGAGGGAAAAGGGTATCGGGTTGAGAATGAACCGGGTTTTTGCTTTCTGGGATTCAGCGGCAAGCGACAGGGACAGTCAGGCCGACCCCAACTTTATGCGCGTCAAAAGACCCGAGAATATCACCTTTATCCAAAGCTCAAAAGACCATAATTACGCCGAACCTCTAATGAGAGCCCTTGTTAAGGTCCTTAATGAAATCGAGTCCTTGCAAAAAGAGGAGCAGATCCTGCCTTTGCATGCCAAGCTGCTCTTTATTATTACAGATGCAGGGCCCAATGACCTTTCTGACGAGGCCTTCTCTTATGTTACCCAAAAAGCACAGGATCTGAATCTGAGTGTCTACTTTATCTATCCAACCGACCATGGCATCCGATCACCGGGCAATCTAGACGACTCCCCGGACGAGGCCTATCATCATTTAGAAGATCTGGTAGCCCGTTTTGAAGCCACGAGCCCTGAAGGTAAAGATATCCAGTTTAGAAAATTCAAATTCCAAGCTGAAAAGCTAAAATCCAAGGAAGAAAGGCAGGAGGATTTCAGCAAACAACATAAACGGCTTTTGGACGGGATCCAGGCATACGTTGATCATGTTTTTCAAGCTCAGGGGGCTGGAGAACTGCCCAAAGACGTTATTTTGTATTTTTCAGACGAAAAGCTGTTAACGGAAATGCGCAAATGGAGCGACCGCAAGATTCAAGTGTTGAATCATGTCATAAGATATATTAAGAACCCTGACAATGCCCAAATTTGGGACGAGCGTATCGCCATCCCGGCCAAACCGGTAGAATTGTATTTAAGAGCGATCAAAACTCAAGACGATGTTTCTTTATCCGATCTTAAAAAATTAATTATCATCAATTCACTGGTCAGTGTCGACGATATCGAAAGATGCCGGAAACTATACGATCATATCAAACCTCTGATTGAAAAAAGAACCTTTCAAACGGCGGATGCTGTTTTTTATAAAGCGTTAACCGGCAAAGAACCCGGGCAGGAGATTCTCTGGAACAAAGCATTGGGGGAGGACAAAGGCCCGCTGGCGGAATATCTTTCGAAGCGTGGATTCCACCTCAATTCGTTTAATCAAGCCGTGCAACGCAAATTCATGTACCTAAAGGTCGGAGAGCTTTATGCCCCTTGA
- a CDS encoding ATP-binding cassette domain-containing protein, with amino-acid sequence MVSSHFEITFPLILAYDGSFSITFTLQRETTLEFKRGVYYLHGDNGSGKTTFLNMLALTAGNIGKKAGADAGTVKFNGQAYNGKGIDYIRAAEIREKSYCIFPQKVFFLPVSTRDNYMVLNGSDKKKAESFSSQQYPDFLSGGQQQKILMDIVLDEKKPVWFLDEPLTNLDAERRLYFWTTLERAYQKKLSTIFFIDHWMGKKIKADKHFRHLNTLRVFTENRQKNSPPEIGFRHIEIFENNDPQDFFFQQIRQVQKEKVVKKSVNPLFLRGDWGVKGKHEE; translated from the coding sequence GTGGTGAGCAGTCATTTTGAAATTACATTTCCTCTGATACTGGCGTATGACGGATCGTTCAGCATTACCTTTACGCTGCAACGAGAAACCACACTTGAATTCAAGCGAGGCGTATATTATCTGCATGGAGACAACGGCTCCGGCAAAACAACCTTTCTGAACATGCTTGCCTTAACCGCAGGGAATATCGGGAAAAAAGCCGGCGCCGATGCGGGTACCGTCAAATTTAACGGCCAGGCTTACAACGGGAAGGGGATCGATTACATCAGGGCGGCCGAAATCAGGGAAAAGAGCTATTGTATCTTTCCTCAAAAAGTCTTTTTCCTTCCCGTTTCCACGCGTGACAATTATATGGTGTTAAATGGATCCGACAAAAAAAAGGCGGAATCGTTTTCATCGCAACAATATCCGGATTTCCTTTCCGGGGGCCAGCAGCAAAAAATATTGATGGACATCGTTTTGGACGAAAAAAAACCGGTGTGGTTTCTCGATGAACCGCTTACCAATCTGGATGCCGAACGACGTCTCTATTTTTGGACGACACTGGAAAGGGCGTATCAAAAAAAACTATCCACAATCTTTTTCATCGACCACTGGATGGGCAAGAAAATTAAGGCCGATAAACATTTTCGACATTTGAACACGCTGCGAGTTTTCACTGAAAACCGACAAAAAAACAGCCCCCCCGAAATTGGTTTCCGACACATAGAAATCTTTGAAAACAATGATCCGCAAGACTTTTTTTTTCAGCAGATACGGCAAGTTCAAAAAGAAAAGGTTGTCAAGAAATCCGTCAATCCGCTTTTTTTAAGAGGAGACTGGGGCGTAAAGGGGAAACATGAAGAATAA